A genomic window from Camelus ferus isolate YT-003-E chromosome 9, BCGSAC_Cfer_1.0, whole genome shotgun sequence includes:
- the NIP7 gene encoding 60S ribosome subunit biogenesis protein NIP7 homolog isoform X2: MRPLTEEETRVMFEKIAKYIGENLQLLVDRPDGTYCFRLHNDRVYYVSEKILKLAANISGDKLVSLGTCFGKFTKTHKFRLHITALDYLAPYAKYKVWIKPGAEQSFLYGNHVLKSGLGRITENTSQYQGVVVYSMADIPLHPKGGRVSLNTH, from the exons ATGCGGCCTTTGACTGAAGAGGAGACCCGTGTAATGTTTGAGAAGATAGCAAAATA CATCGGGGAGAACCTTCAGCTGCTGGTCGACAGGCCCGACGGCACCTACTGCTTCAGGCTGCACAACGACCGGGTGTACTACGTGAG tgagaAGATTTTAAAGCTGGCCGCTAATATCTCCGGGGACAAGCTGGTGTCTTTGGGGACCTGCTTCGGAAAATTCACCAAGACTCACAAATTCCGGTTGCACATCACAGCTCTGGATTACCTTGCACCCTATGCCAAG tataAAGTGTGGATAAAGCCTGGAGCAGAGCAGTCCTTCCTGTATGGGAACCATGTGCTGAAATCTGGACTTGGTCGAATCACTGAAAATACTTCTCAGTACCAGGGGGTCGTGGTGTACTCCATGGCAGACATCCCTTTG
- the TMED6 gene encoding transmembrane emp24 domain-containing protein 6, translated as MFPLLFGVGLVILNLVTSAQSQKTEPLSGSGDQPFFHGADRYDFAIMIPPGGTECFWQFAHHAGYFYFSYEVQRTLGMSHDRHVAATAHTPQGFLIDTSKNARGQINFSTQETGFYQLCLNNQQNHFASVQVYLNFGVFYEGPEMDHKKKNERKQLNDTLDAIEESTRNVQNNIFHMWRYYNFARMRKMADFFLLQSNYNYVNWWSTAQSLVIVLSGILQLYFLKRLFNVPTVTDTKKPRC; from the exons ATGTTCCCCTTGCTCTTTGGGGTTGGACTAGTGATTCTGAACCTAGTGACCTCTGCTCAAAGCCAGAAGACAGAACCCCTTAGTGGCTCTGGGGACCAGCCGTTCTTCCATGGGGCAGACCGATATGACTTTGCCATCATGATCCCTCCAGGAGGCACAGAATGCTTTTGGCAATTTGCCCACCACGCTGGATACTTCTATTTCAGTTATGAG GTTCAGCGGACACTGGGAATGTCACATGACCGACATGTTGCTGCCACCGCACATACCCCACAGGGTTTTCTCATAGACACCTCTAAGAATGCTCGGGGCCAGATTAACTTCTCTACCCAAGAGACAG GTTTTTATCAGCTTTGTCTAAACAATCAGCAAAATCACTTTGCTTCTGTGCAAGTGTACCTCAATTTTGGAGTCTTCTATGAGGGGCCTGAGATGGACcacaaaaagaagaatgaaagaaaacaactgaatGATACTCTGGATGCAATTGAG GAGAGTACACGAAATGTGCAGAACAACATCTTTCACATGTGGCGATACTACAACTTTGCCCGCATGAGAAAAATGGCtgactttttccttctccagTCAAACTATAACTATGTGAATTGGTGGTCCACAGCCCAGAGCCTTGTTATTGTTCTTTCTGGGATCCTGCAGCTGTATTTCTTGAAGCGTCTCTTCAATGTCCCAACGGTAACAGACACAAAGAAGCCAAGATGCTAA
- the PDF gene encoding peptide deformylase, mitochondrial, giving the protein MTRSEILLKNKADDITERPLRCAVERRRRCRKTCGTTLPGFPSGGPSATGAGGPRPGGGCAARAMGQLGAGLQLLGWLRARARRCVGPALLWGERAAGGSTRACSSTPAPDGLEGPARRRSYWRYVRRLVQGAPEPPYPRVCQVGDPVLRALAAPVEPAQLAGPELQRLVQRLVQVMRRRRCVGLSAPQLGVPLQVLALEFPEALCRACAARLRESRQMEPFPLRVFVNPSLRVLDSRLVTFPEGCESVSGFLACVPRFQAVQISGLDPRGEQVVWQASGWAARIIQHEMDHLQGCLFIDKMDSKTFTNIHWMEVND; this is encoded by the exons ATGACACGAtcagaaattttattaaagaataaagctGATGACATCACCGAGAGGCCTCTGCGCTGCGCGGTTGAGCGTCGCCGGCGCTGCCGGAAGACGTGCGGGACTACGCTTCCCGGCTTCCCCAGCGGCGGGCCGTCGGCTACGGGGGCCGGGGGGCCGCGTCCGGGAGGCGGTTGTGCTGCACGCGCCATGggtcagctgggggctgggctgcagctgcTGGGGTGGCTGCGGGCGCGGGCGCGTCGCTGCGTGGGGCCGGCCCTGCTGTGGGGGGAGCGGGCAGCGGGCGGCAGCACCCGGGCCTGCAGCTCCACACCCGCTCCAGATGGCCTCGAGGGCCCAGCGCGCCGGCGCTCCTACTGGCGGTACGTGCGGCGTCTGGTGCAAGGAGCGCCGGAGCCGCCATACCCGCGTGTGTGCCAGGTCGGAGACCCGGTGCTTCGGGCCTTGGCGGCCCCGGTAGAACCGGCGCAGCTGGCGGGGCCTGAGCTGCAGCGGCTGGTGCAGCGGCTGGTGCAGGTGATGCGGCGCCGGCGCTGCGTGGGGCTGAGCGCGCCACAGCTCGGTGTGCCGCTGCAGGTGCTGGCGCTGGAGTTCCCTGAGGCGCTCTGCCGCGCCTGCGCTGCGCGCCTGCGCGAGTCCCGCCAGATGGAACCCTTCCCCCTGCGCGTGTTCGTGAACCCCAGCCTGCGGGTGCTGGACAGCCGCCTGGTCACCTTCCCCGAAGGCTGCGAGAGCGTCTCCGGCTTCCTGGCCTGTGTACCCCGCTTCCAGGCAGTGCAGATCTCAG GGCTGGACCCTAGAGGAGAGCAGGTGGTATGGCAGGCAAGTGGGTGGGCAGCCCGCATCATCCAGCACGAAATGGACCACTTGCAGGGCTGCCTGTTCATTGACAAAATGGACAGCAAGACTTTTACAAATATCCACTGGATGGAGGTGAATGACTGA
- the COG8 gene encoding conserved oligomeric Golgi complex subunit 8 codes for MAATATIPSSSTASATATATAAALGEVEDEGLLASLFRDRFPEAQWRERPDVGRYLRELSGSALERLRREPERLAEERAQLLQQTRDLAFANYKTFIRGAECTERIHCLFGDVEESLGRLLDRLPSFQQSCRNFVKEAEEISSNRRMNTLTLNRHTEILEILEIPQLMDTCVRNNYYEEALELAGYVHRLERKYSSIPVIQGIVNEVRQSMQLMLSQLIQQLRTSIQLPACLRVIGFLRQMDVFTEAELRVKFLQARDAWLRSILTAIPSDDPYFHITKTIEACRVHLFDIITQYRAIFSDEDPLLPPAMGDHTVNESAIFHGWVLQKVSQFLQVLETDLNRGIGGRLDSLLGQCMYFGLSFSRVGADFRGQLAPVFQRVAISTFQKAIQEAVEKFQDEMNSYTLILAPAILGSSNLPAAVPVTQPGTLQPPMVLLDFPPLACFLNNILVAFNDLRLCCPVALAQDVTGALEDALAKVTKVILAFHRAEEAVFSSGEQELFIQFCTAFLEDLVPYINRCLQVLFPPAQIAQTLGIPATQLSKYGNLGRVNVSVVQEPLAFILPKREMVFCLDEKELVPELTAPAPELPSEEPRLEPVTSAFPDGGRGEVGSAEPPRADVPSAGT; via the exons ATGGCGGCGACAGCGACTATACCGTCCTCATCTACGGCTTCGGCCACGGCGACGGCCACCGCGGCGGCTCTCGGGGAGGTGGAGGATGAAGGGCTCCTGGCATCGCTGTTCCGGGACCGCTTCCCGGAGGCCCAGTGGCGGGAGCGGCCAGATGTGGGCCGCTACCTCAGGGAGTTGAGCGGCTCGGCGCTGGAGCGGCTGCGGCGCGAGCCCGAGCGCCTGGCCGAGGAGCGAGCGCAGCTGCTGCAGCAGACGCGCGACTTGGCCTTCGCCAACTACAAGACCTTCATCCGCGGCGCCGAGTGCACCGAGCGCATTCACTGCCTTTTTGGCGACGTGGAGGAGTCGCTTGGCCGCCTGCTCGACCGCTTGCCCAGCTTCCAACAGAGCTGCAG GAATTTTGTGAAAGAGGCTGAGGAGATAAGCTCCAATCGCCGGATGAACACCCTGACTCTAAACCGGCACACGGAAATCCTGGAAATCCTGGAGATCCCCCAGCTCATGGACACCTGTGTCCGGAACAACTATTATGAAGAGGCCCTGGAGCTTGCAGGCTACGTACACCGACTGGAAAGGAAATACTCCTCCATCCCCGTCATCCAG GGCATTGTGAATGAAGTGCGCCAGTCCATGCAGCTCATGCTGAGCCAGCTGATCCAGCAACTGAGGACCAGCATccagctccctgcctgcctccgtGTCATTGGCTTCCTACGGCAAATGGATGTCTTCACCGAGGCTGAGTTGAGGGTGAAGTTTCTTCAGGCCCGAGATGCTTGGCTCCGTTCCATACTGACTGCTATCCCCAGTGATGATCCCTATTTCCACATCACAAAAACCATTGAAGCCTGCCGTGTCCATCTGTTTGATATCATCACCCAGTACCGTGCCATCTTCTCAGACGAGGACCCATTGCTGCCCCCTGCCATGGGTGACCACACTGTGAATGAGAGTGCCATTTTCCATGGCTGGGTGCTACAGAAAGTCTCGCAGTTCCTGCAGGTGCTGGAGACCGACCTTAACCGGGGGATAGGTGGCCGTCTGGATTCTCTGCTGGGTCAGTGCATGTACTTTGGCCTGTCCTTCAGCCGGGTAGGGGCTGATTTCCGGGGTCAGTTGGCTCCTGTTTTCCAGAGAGTGGCTATCAGCACTTTCCAGAAAGCAATTCAGGAAGCGGTCGAGAAGTTCCAGGATGAAATGAACTCCTACACCCTCATCTTGGCTCCTGCCATCCTGGGCAGCAGTAACCTGCCTGCTGCTGTGCCAGTCACTCAGCCGGGGACCCTGCAGCCGCCCATGGTGCTCTTAGATTTCCCACCCCTTGCCTGCTTTCTCAACAATATTCTGGTCGCTTTCAATGATCTGCGCCTCTGCTGCCCTGTGGCCCTGGCACAGGATGTGACTGGGGCCCTGGAGGATGCCCTTGCCAAG GTAACTAAGGTAATCCTGGCCTTCCATCGCGCAGAGGAGGCTGTCTTCAGCAGTGGGGAGCAGGAGCTTTTCATCCAGTTCTGCACTGCCTTCCTGGAAGACCTCGTTCCTTATATAAATCGCTGTCTCCAAGTACTTTTTCCTCCAGCTCAGATAGCACAGACCTTAG GCATTCCAGCCACTCAGCTCTCCAAGTACGGAAACCTTGGGCGTGTGAACGTCAGCGTCGTCCAGGAGCCTCTTGCCTTTATCCTGCCGAAGAGAGAGATGGTCTTCTGTCTAGACGAGAAGGAGCTAGTCCCCGAGCTCACCGCTCCGGCACCGGAACTGCCCTCTGAGGAGCCCCGTCTCGAGCCCGTCACCTCGGCATTCCCTGACGGGGGACGCGGGGAGGTGGGATCTGCGGAGCCGCCGCGGGCCGACGTGCCGAGCGCTGGCACGTAA
- the NIP7 gene encoding 60S ribosome subunit biogenesis protein NIP7 homolog isoform X1: MRPLTEEETRVMFEKIAKYIGENLQLLVDRPDGTYCFRLHNDRVYYVSEKILKLAANISGDKLVSLGTCFGKFTKTHKFRLHITALDYLAPYAKYKVWIKPGAEQSFLYGNHVLKSGLGRITENTSQYQGVVVYSMADIPLGFGVAAKSTQDCRKVDPMAIVVFHQADIGEYVRHEETLT, translated from the exons ATGCGGCCTTTGACTGAAGAGGAGACCCGTGTAATGTTTGAGAAGATAGCAAAATA CATCGGGGAGAACCTTCAGCTGCTGGTCGACAGGCCCGACGGCACCTACTGCTTCAGGCTGCACAACGACCGGGTGTACTACGTGAG tgagaAGATTTTAAAGCTGGCCGCTAATATCTCCGGGGACAAGCTGGTGTCTTTGGGGACCTGCTTCGGAAAATTCACCAAGACTCACAAATTCCGGTTGCACATCACAGCTCTGGATTACCTTGCACCCTATGCCAAG tataAAGTGTGGATAAAGCCTGGAGCAGAGCAGTCCTTCCTGTATGGGAACCATGTGCTGAAATCTGGACTTGGTCGAATCACTGAAAATACTTCTCAGTACCAGGGGGTCGTGGTGTACTCCATGGCAGACATCCCTTTG GGTTTTGGGGTGGCAGCAAAGTCTACACAAGACTGCAGGAAAGTAGACCCCATGGCGATTGTGGTATTTCATCAAGCAGACATTGGGGAATATGTGCGGCATGAAGAGACATTGACTTAA